The following are from one region of the Lacinutrix sp. Bg11-31 genome:
- the nusG gene encoding transcription termination/antitermination protein NusG gives MAEVGEKKWYVVRAVSGQENKIKTYIENEIARLGLQDYVEQVLVPTENVIQIRNGKKVTKEKVYFSGYIMIKANLTGEVPHIIRSITNVIGFLGATKGGDPLPLRQSEVNRMLGKVDELSVDMDSSVAIPFTKGETVKVIDGPFNGFDGTIENINEEKRKLEVMVKIFGRKTPLELSYMQVEKI, from the coding sequence ATGGCTGAAGTAGGAGAAAAAAAGTGGTACGTTGTAAGAGCGGTAAGTGGTCAAGAAAATAAGATTAAAACTTATATCGAGAATGAAATAGCTCGTTTAGGTTTACAAGATTATGTTGAGCAAGTATTGGTTCCTACAGAAAACGTAATTCAAATTAGAAACGGAAAAAAAGTAACTAAAGAAAAAGTTTATTTCAGTGGTTATATTATGATAAAGGCTAACCTTACAGGAGAAGTGCCACATATCATTAGATCAATAACTAATGTAATAGGTTTCTTAGGAGCTACAAAAGGAGGAGACCCTTTGCCTTTAAGACAATCTGAAGTTAATAGAATGTTAGGTAAAGTAGATGAATTATCTGTAGACATGGATTCTAGTGTTGCTATACCATTCACAAAAGGAGAAACGGTAAAAGTTATAGATGGACCTTTTAATGGTTTTGATGGAACAATCGAAAATATTAATGAAGAAAAACGTAAGCTTGAAGTAATGGTTAAGATTTTCGGAAGAAAGACACCATTAGAGTTAAGTTATATGCAAGTAGAAAAAATTTAA
- the rplL gene encoding 50S ribosomal protein L7/L12 produces the protein MADLKDFAEQLVNLTVKEVNELATILKDEYGIEPAAAAVAMAGPAAGGGDEAEAQTEFDVILKAAGGAKLAVVKLVKELTGLGLKEAKGLVDDAPSAIKEGVTKDEAEALKTQLEEAGAEVELK, from the coding sequence ATGGCAGATTTAAAGGATTTCGCAGAACAGTTAGTTAACCTTACAGTTAAAGAAGTAAATGAGTTAGCAACTATATTAAAAGATGAATACGGTATCGAGCCTGCTGCTGCTGCAGTAGCAATGGCAGGACCAGCTGCAGGTGGAGGAGACGAAGCTGAAGCTCAAACTGAATTTGATGTAATCTTAAAAGCAGCAGGTGGCGCTAAGTTAGCTGTTGTAAAATTAGTTAAGGAATTAACTGGATTAGGATTAAAAGAAGCTAAAGGTTTAGTTGATGATGCACCAAGTGCAATCAAAGAAGGTGTTACTAAAGATGAAGCAGAAGCTCTTAAAACTCAATTAGAAGAGGCAGGAGCAGAGGTAGAACTTAAGTAA
- the secE gene encoding preprotein translocase subunit SecE, whose translation MAGIVNYIKESFGELKNNVTWTPWPEVQKLTILVAVFSIIFSLAIWGVDTVFSKVISEYFKLIS comes from the coding sequence ATGGCTGGAATAGTAAATTATATAAAAGAATCATTCGGTGAGTTGAAAAACAATGTAACTTGGACGCCTTGGCCAGAAGTACAAAAGTTAACAATATTAGTTGCTGTATTTTCAATTATATTCTCTTTAGCAATTTGGGGAGTTGATACTGTTTTTAGCAAAGTTATTAGCGAATACTTTAAATTAATTAGTTAA
- the rplK gene encoding 50S ribosomal protein L11, whose translation MAKELGKVVKLQVRGGAANPSPPVGPALGAAGVNIMEFCKQFNARTQDKAGKVLPVVISVYKDKSFDFVIKTPPAAVQLLEAAKVKKGSGEPHVRKVAKVTWDQIKAIAEDKMVDLNAFEIGSAMKMIAGTARSMGITVKGGEAPN comes from the coding sequence ATGGCAAAAGAATTAGGCAAAGTAGTCAAATTACAAGTAAGGGGAGGTGCAGCGAATCCGTCGCCACCGGTTGGACCCGCTTTAGGTGCTGCTGGTGTTAATATCATGGAATTCTGTAAGCAGTTTAATGCTAGAACCCAAGATAAAGCTGGTAAAGTTTTACCAGTTGTGATTTCTGTTTACAAAGACAAATCATTTGATTTTGTAATCAAAACTCCTCCAGCTGCAGTACAATTATTAGAAGCGGCCAAAGTGAAAAAAGGATCAGGTGAACCTCATGTACGTAAAGTAGCTAAGGTAACTTGGGATCAGATAAAAGCAATTGCGGAAGACAAAATGGTAGATTTAAATGCCTTTGAAATCGGTTCAGCAATGAAAATGATCGCAGGTACTGCAAGATCTATGGGTATAACTGTTAAAGGTGGTGAAGCACCTAATTAA
- the rpoB gene encoding DNA-directed RNA polymerase subunit beta, translating into MLVTQAERLNFSSIVNRTEYPDFMDIQIKSFQDFFQLETKSEERGNEGLYNTFMENFPITDTRNQFVLEFLDYFVDPPRYAIDECIERGLTYSVPLKARLKLYCTDPEHEDFETIVQDVYLGTIPYMTPSGTFCINGAERVVVSQLHRSPGVFFGQSFHANGTKLYSARVIPFKGSWIEFATDINQVMYAYIDRKKKLPVTTLFRAIGFERDKDILEIFDLAEEVKVSKSGLKKILGRKLAARVLNTWHEDFVDEDTGEVVSIERNEIVLDRDTELDKDNIEEIIEVGVKTILLHKESAQQGDYAIIHNTLQKDPTNSEKEAVEHIYRQLRNAEPPDEETARGIIDKLFFSDQRYSLGEVGRYRMNKKLQLDIGMDKQVLTKEDIITIIKYLIELINSKAEIDDIDHLSNRRVRTVGEQLSSQFGVGLARMARTIRERMNVRDNEVFTPIDLINAKTLSSVINSFFGTNQLSQFMDQTNPLAEITHKRRLSALGPGGLSRERAGFEVRDVHYTHYGRLCPIETPEGPNIGLISSLAVYAKVNSMGFLETPYRKVTDGVVDIKNTPVYLSAEEEENMMIAQATVKVDDDGKILDDKVIARQEGDFPVIEPTAVNYTDVAPNQITSISASLIPFLEHDDANRALMGSNMMRQAVPLLRPQAPIVGTGLERQVASDSRVLINAAGEGVVEYVDANEIIIKYERTDDEAKVSFESDTKSYPLVKFRKTNQGTSINLKPIVKKGDKVKKGQVLSEGYATQKGELALGRNMKVAFMPWKGYNFEDAIVISEKVVREDIFTSIHIDEYSLDVRDTKLGNEELTNDIPNVSEEATKDLDENGMIRIGAEVKPGDILIGKITPKGESDPTPEEKLLRAIFGDKAGDVKDASLKASPSLHGVVINKKLFARAIKDKRKRAQDKEDISKLEGIYNAKFDDLQAVLVEKLFTIVNGKTSQGIFNDLGEEVLPKGKKFTLKMLNAVDEYTHLTGGTWTTDDHTNKLVADLIHNYKIKENDLQGSLRREKFTISVGDELPAGIIKLAKVYIAKKRKLKVGDKMAGRHGNKGIVARIVRQEDMPFLEDGTPVDIVLNPLGVPSRMNIGQIYETVLGWAGQDLGRTYATPIFDGATIEQINELTDEAGIPRYGHTYLYDGGTGERFDQPATVGVIYMLKLGHMVDDKMHARSIGPYSLITQQPLGGKAQFGGQRFGEMEVWALEAYGASATLREILTVKSDDVVGRAKTYEAIVKGEPMPDPGLPESFNVLMHELKGLALDIRLEE; encoded by the coding sequence ATGTTAGTAACACAAGCTGAAAGATTAAATTTCTCGTCTATTGTAAATAGAACCGAATATCCAGATTTTATGGATATCCAAATAAAATCCTTCCAGGATTTTTTCCAACTTGAAACAAAATCTGAAGAAAGAGGTAATGAAGGATTGTATAACACCTTCATGGAGAACTTTCCAATCACAGATACTCGTAATCAATTCGTTTTAGAATTCTTAGATTACTTTGTCGATCCACCAAGATATGCTATTGATGAGTGTATAGAGAGAGGACTTACATATAGCGTTCCATTAAAAGCAAGGTTAAAACTTTACTGTACAGACCCTGAACATGAGGATTTCGAGACCATTGTTCAAGATGTGTATTTAGGAACAATACCTTACATGACACCTTCCGGTACTTTTTGTATCAATGGTGCAGAACGTGTTGTAGTATCTCAATTACATAGATCTCCAGGTGTATTCTTCGGACAATCTTTCCATGCAAATGGAACAAAATTATATTCAGCAAGAGTAATTCCTTTTAAAGGATCTTGGATTGAATTCGCTACAGATATCAATCAAGTGATGTATGCGTATATCGATAGAAAGAAAAAATTACCTGTTACTACTCTATTCAGAGCCATCGGTTTTGAAAGAGATAAAGACATTTTAGAGATTTTCGATTTAGCCGAAGAGGTTAAAGTATCAAAATCTGGACTAAAGAAAATATTAGGTCGTAAGCTTGCTGCACGTGTATTAAATACATGGCATGAAGATTTCGTTGATGAAGATACTGGTGAAGTAGTATCTATTGAGCGTAACGAAATTGTGCTTGATCGTGATACAGAATTAGATAAAGATAATATTGAAGAAATCATTGAAGTTGGTGTAAAAACTATTCTTTTACATAAAGAAAGTGCACAACAAGGTGATTACGCAATTATACATAATACGCTTCAAAAGGATCCAACTAACTCGGAGAAAGAAGCAGTAGAACATATCTATAGACAATTACGTAATGCTGAGCCGCCAGATGAGGAGACAGCACGTGGTATTATAGATAAATTATTCTTTAGTGATCAACGTTACTCTTTAGGAGAAGTAGGGCGTTATAGAATGAACAAAAAATTACAGTTAGATATTGGTATGGATAAGCAAGTGCTTACCAAAGAAGATATTATAACTATTATAAAATATTTAATTGAGTTAATAAATTCTAAGGCAGAGATTGATGATATCGATCACTTATCTAACCGTCGTGTTCGTACAGTAGGTGAGCAATTATCTTCTCAGTTTGGTGTTGGTTTAGCACGTATGGCTCGTACTATTCGTGAACGTATGAACGTTCGTGATAACGAAGTCTTTACACCTATAGATTTAATTAATGCTAAGACGTTATCGTCTGTTATTAATTCATTCTTTGGTACAAACCAATTATCTCAATTTATGGATCAAACGAATCCTCTTGCAGAGATTACGCACAAGCGTCGTCTATCAGCATTAGGACCAGGTGGTTTATCAAGAGAAAGAGCAGGTTTCGAAGTACGTGATGTTCACTATACACACTACGGACGTTTATGTCCTATTGAAACTCCTGAAGGTCCAAACATTGGATTAATTTCATCATTAGCTGTATACGCGAAAGTGAATTCTATGGGATTCTTAGAAACGCCTTACAGAAAAGTAACAGATGGTGTTGTAGATATAAAAAATACTCCTGTATATTTAAGTGCAGAGGAAGAAGAAAATATGATGATTGCCCAAGCTACTGTTAAGGTAGATGACGATGGTAAGATTCTTGATGATAAGGTTATTGCAAGACAAGAAGGAGATTTTCCTGTAATTGAACCTACAGCTGTAAATTATACAGATGTAGCACCAAATCAAATTACTTCTATATCAGCATCTTTAATTCCTTTCTTAGAACATGATGATGCCAACCGTGCATTAATGGGATCTAACATGATGCGTCAAGCAGTTCCATTATTACGTCCGCAAGCACCAATTGTTGGAACAGGATTAGAAAGACAAGTTGCATCAGATTCTCGTGTATTAATTAATGCAGCTGGAGAAGGTGTTGTAGAATATGTTGATGCTAACGAGATTATTATTAAGTACGAACGTACCGATGATGAAGCTAAAGTAAGTTTTGAAAGTGATACAAAATCTTATCCTTTAGTAAAATTCAGAAAAACAAACCAAGGAACTTCAATTAACTTAAAGCCAATCGTTAAGAAAGGTGATAAAGTTAAAAAAGGTCAAGTTTTATCTGAAGGTTATGCAACTCAAAAAGGAGAATTAGCTTTAGGAAGAAATATGAAAGTAGCCTTTATGCCTTGGAAAGGGTATAACTTTGAGGATGCAATTGTAATTTCTGAAAAAGTAGTTCGTGAAGATATATTCACTTCTATACATATAGATGAGTATTCTTTAGACGTAAGAGATACAAAATTAGGTAACGAAGAATTAACTAACGATATTCCTAACGTTTCAGAAGAGGCTACTAAAGATCTTGATGAGAATGGAATGATTCGTATTGGTGCAGAGGTTAAACCTGGAGATATACTTATTGGTAAAATTACTCCAAAAGGAGAAAGTGATCCTACACCAGAAGAAAAGTTATTACGTGCTATCTTTGGAGACAAAGCAGGTGATGTAAAAGATGCTTCTTTAAAAGCATCTCCATCATTACATGGTGTAGTAATTAACAAAAAGTTATTTGCTCGTGCAATTAAAGATAAGCGTAAAAGAGCTCAAGATAAAGAAGATATCTCTAAATTAGAAGGTATTTATAATGCTAAGTTCGATGATTTACAAGCTGTTTTAGTAGAAAAACTTTTCACTATAGTTAATGGTAAAACATCACAAGGTATCTTTAACGATTTAGGAGAAGAAGTTTTACCAAAAGGTAAAAAATTCACTTTAAAAATGCTAAATGCTGTTGATGAATATACTCACTTAACTGGTGGTACATGGACAACAGATGACCATACAAATAAATTAGTTGCAGATTTAATTCACAACTACAAGATTAAGGAAAATGACTTACAAGGTTCTTTACGTCGTGAGAAGTTTACAATTTCTGTAGGAGATGAATTACCAGCAGGTATCATTAAATTAGCTAAAGTTTACATCGCTAAGAAACGTAAACTTAAAGTTGGTGATAAAATGGCAGGACGTCACGGAAATAAAGGTATTGTTGCACGTATTGTACGTCAAGAAGATATGCCTTTCTTAGAAGATGGAACTCCTGTAGATATCGTATTAAATCCATTAGGTGTACCATCTCGTATGAACATCGGACAGATATATGAAACTGTATTAGGATGGGCTGGACAAGATCTAGGTCGTACTTATGCAACACCAATTTTTGATGGAGCAACTATTGAACAAATTAACGAATTAACAGACGAAGCTGGAATACCTAGATATGGTCATACATATTTATACGATGGTGGAACAGGAGAACGTTTCGATCAGCCAGCAACAGTTGGTGTAATCTACATGCTTAAGTTAGGGCATATGGTAGACGATAAGATGCACGCGCGTTCTATAGGACCATACTCATTAATTACACAACAACCATTAGGTGGTAAAGCACAATTTGGTGGTCAGCGTTTTGGAGAGATGGAAGTATGGGCACTAGAGGCTTATGGAGCATCTGCAACATTAAGAGAAATCTTAACAGTAAAATCTGATGATGTTGTCGGTAGAGCTAAAACTTACGAAGCAATCGTAAAAGGTGAACCAATGCCAGATCCAGGATTACCAGAATCTTTCAACGTACTTATGCACGAATTGAAAGGACTAGCATTAGACATTAGATTAGAGGAGTAA
- the rplJ gene encoding 50S ribosomal protein L10 has translation MTREEKSQVIEELTAQLADNANIYLADISGLNAGTTSDLRRACFKANVKLAVVKNTLLEKAMEASDREFGDLPSTLKGNTSVMYSETGNAPAKVIKAFRKKSEKPLLKGAFIEETVYIGDDQLDMLVDIKSKEELIGDIIGLLQSPAKNVISALKSSGQILSGILKTLSQKEG, from the coding sequence ATGACAAGAGAAGAAAAATCACAAGTTATTGAAGAATTAACTGCACAATTAGCCGATAATGCTAATATATATTTAGCTGATATATCAGGCTTAAATGCAGGAACTACTTCAGATTTACGTCGTGCTTGTTTTAAAGCAAACGTAAAATTAGCAGTTGTAAAAAATACATTACTTGAAAAAGCAATGGAAGCTTCAGACAGAGAGTTTGGAGACCTACCATCAACGCTTAAAGGTAATACATCAGTAATGTATTCTGAAACTGGAAATGCTCCAGCGAAAGTTATTAAAGCTTTCCGTAAGAAATCAGAAAAGCCTTTATTAAAAGGAGCTTTTATTGAGGAAACAGTATACATCGGAGATGATCAACTAGATATGTTAGTTGATATCAAATCTAAAGAAGAATTAATAGGAGATATTATTGGATTATTACAATCTCCTGCTAAGAATGTTATTTCTGCACTTAAATCTAGTGGACAAATACTTTCTGGGATTCTTAAAACATTATCTCAAAAAGAGGGATAA
- the hpf gene encoding ribosome hibernation-promoting factor, HPF/YfiA family, producing the protein MKVNTQAVNFNANPELLNFVQERMNKLDTYFDKVIKSDVFLKVENTSGKENKVFEARVSVPGDSFVVKKQCKSFEEGADIAIASLERQLKKRKEKLRAHL; encoded by the coding sequence ATGAAAGTAAACACTCAAGCAGTAAATTTTAATGCAAATCCAGAATTATTAAACTTCGTTCAAGAACGAATGAATAAGTTAGATACCTATTTTGATAAAGTCATAAAATCCGACGTGTTTTTGAAGGTAGAAAACACAAGTGGTAAAGAAAATAAAGTTTTCGAAGCACGAGTTAGTGTTCCTGGAGATAGTTTTGTTGTAAAAAAACAATGTAAATCCTTCGAAGAAGGCGCTGATATCGCAATTGCATCGTTAGAAAGGCAGTTAAAAAAGCGAAAAGAGAAATTAAGAGCACATTTATAA
- a CDS encoding tyrosine-type recombinase/integrase has product MSIKAFTDYLQLERNYSELTVKAYTNDINAFQSFLIKEFDDSQLDKVNYSQIRNWIVQLVESKISNRSINRKVSALNSYYKFLLKIGDIEINPLSKHKALKTSKKLQVPFSEAEINIALDDLKYEDDYEGVRNKLIIELFYSTGIRRIELVNLKLSDVDFGNRTLKVLGKRNKERYVPLLQSVIQTIQAYILKRKELSVIEDNQALFLTKKGVKIYETLVYRIINEYFSLASNKVKKSPHILRHSFATHLLNQGADLNAVKELLGHSSLAATQIYTHNSIAELKKVYSNAHPRSKK; this is encoded by the coding sequence ATGTCTATAAAAGCATTTACAGATTATCTTCAACTAGAGCGAAACTATTCCGAGCTTACTGTAAAAGCATACACAAACGATATTAATGCCTTTCAATCTTTTTTAATCAAAGAATTCGACGATTCACAATTAGACAAAGTAAACTACTCTCAAATTAGAAATTGGATTGTACAGCTAGTAGAATCTAAAATTTCAAACCGAAGTATTAATCGAAAAGTTTCAGCATTAAATTCCTATTATAAATTCTTATTAAAAATAGGAGACATAGAAATAAACCCACTATCAAAACATAAAGCTTTAAAAACTAGTAAAAAATTACAAGTTCCTTTTTCTGAAGCCGAAATAAATATAGCATTAGACGATTTAAAATACGAAGACGATTACGAAGGTGTAAGAAATAAATTAATAATAGAATTATTCTACTCCACCGGAATTAGAAGAATAGAATTGGTTAATTTAAAACTATCAGATGTAGACTTTGGTAACAGAACCTTAAAAGTATTAGGTAAGCGAAACAAAGAACGCTACGTGCCCTTATTGCAATCTGTAATACAAACAATACAAGCTTATATACTAAAGCGAAAAGAGTTAAGTGTAATCGAAGATAATCAAGCTCTTTTTTTAACAAAAAAAGGAGTTAAAATTTACGAAACTCTTGTTTACAGAATAATAAATGAGTATTTTAGTCTAGCATCTAATAAGGTAAAAAAGAGTCCACACATATTACGGCACTCATTTGCAACCCACTTATTAAATCAAGGTGCAGATTTAAATGCTGTTAAAGAGCTTTTAGGACACTCAAGTTTGGCTGCAACCCAAATTTATACTCACAATAGTATAGCCGAACTTAAGAAAGTGTATTCTAATGCACATCCAAGAAGTAAAAAATAA
- the rplA gene encoding 50S ribosomal protein L1, which translates to MAKLTKKRKEAVAKLEKDKVYSLQEASTLIKEISNTKFDASVDLAVRLGVDPRKANQMVRGVVSLPHGTGKDVKVLALVTPDKEAEAKEAGADFVGLDEYLDKIKGGWTDVDVIITMPSVMGKLGPLGRVLGPRGLMPNPKTGTVTMDVAKAVTEVKAGKIDFKVDKTGIVHASIGKASFSADKILDNANELLTTLMKLKPTSSKGIYVKSIFMSSTMSPSIAVDTKIG; encoded by the coding sequence ATGGCAAAATTAACAAAGAAACGTAAAGAGGCTGTTGCAAAGCTAGAAAAGGATAAAGTATATTCTTTACAAGAAGCTTCAACACTTATAAAAGAAATTAGTAACACTAAGTTTGATGCTTCAGTCGATTTAGCTGTGCGTTTAGGAGTAGATCCTAGAAAAGCAAACCAAATGGTTAGAGGTGTTGTATCTCTTCCACATGGTACAGGTAAAGACGTTAAAGTATTAGCATTAGTAACTCCAGACAAAGAAGCAGAAGCAAAAGAAGCTGGTGCAGATTTCGTTGGTTTAGATGAGTACCTTGATAAAATTAAAGGTGGTTGGACAGACGTAGACGTAATCATTACTATGCCAAGTGTTATGGGTAAGTTAGGTCCTTTAGGACGTGTATTAGGTCCTCGTGGTTTAATGCCTAATCCAAAAACAGGTACAGTAACTATGGATGTTGCAAAAGCTGTTACAGAAGTAAAAGCTGGTAAGATTGACTTTAAAGTTGATAAAACTGGTATTGTTCACGCTTCAATCGGAAAAGCATCTTTTAGTGCTGATAAGATTTTAGATAACGCAAACGAATTATTAACAACATTAATGAAACTGAAGCCAACTTCTTCAAAAGGAATTTATGTAAAAAGCATTTTTATGTCTTCTACAATGAGCCCTAGTATTGCAGTTGATACAAAAATCGGTTAG
- the tuf gene encoding elongation factor Tu yields MAKATFDRSKPHLNIGTIGHVDHGKTTLTAAITKVLADAGFSNALSFDQIDNAPEEKERGITINTSHVEYATENRHYAHVDCPGHADYVKNMVTGAAQMDGAILVVAATDGPMPQTREHILLGRQVGIPRMVVFLNKVDMVDDEELLELVDMEVRELLSFYEYDGDNGPVVSGSALGALNGEQKWVDTVLELMAQVDAWIEEPLREVDKPFLMPIEDVFSITGRGTVATGRIETGVANTGDAVEIIGMGAEKLTSTVTGIEMFRQILDRGEAGDNAGILLRGIEKSQISRGMVICKPGSVTPHAKFKAEVYILKKEEGGRHTPFHNNYRPQFYVRTTDVTGNIALPEGVEMVMPGDNLTIHVELIQAIALSIGLRFAIREGGRTVGAGQVTEILD; encoded by the coding sequence ATGGCAAAGGCAACTTTCGATCGTTCAAAACCACATTTAAACATTGGTACAATTGGACACGTAGATCACGGTAAAACAACTTTAACTGCTGCTATTACTAAAGTATTAGCTGATGCAGGTTTCTCAAATGCATTATCATTTGATCAAATTGACAACGCTCCAGAGGAGAAAGAGAGAGGTATTACAATTAATACTTCACACGTAGAATATGCAACAGAGAATCGTCACTACGCACACGTAGATTGTCCAGGTCACGCCGATTATGTTAAGAACATGGTTACGGGTGCTGCACAAATGGATGGAGCTATATTAGTAGTTGCTGCAACAGATGGACCAATGCCACAAACTCGTGAGCATATCTTATTAGGTCGTCAAGTAGGTATCCCAAGAATGGTAGTATTCTTAAATAAAGTGGATATGGTTGATGATGAAGAGCTTTTAGAGTTAGTTGACATGGAAGTTCGTGAATTGTTATCATTCTATGAGTATGATGGTGATAATGGACCTGTAGTATCTGGTTCTGCTTTAGGTGCGCTTAACGGTGAGCAAAAGTGGGTTGATACTGTTTTGGAATTAATGGCACAAGTTGATGCTTGGATTGAAGAGCCATTAAGAGAAGTTGATAAGCCTTTCTTAATGCCTATTGAAGATGTATTCTCAATTACTGGTCGTGGAACTGTAGCAACAGGTCGTATCGAAACAGGTGTTGCTAATACAGGTGATGCTGTTGAAATTATCGGTATGGGTGCAGAGAAATTAACATCTACTGTTACTGGAATTGAAATGTTCCGTCAAATATTAGATAGAGGTGAAGCTGGAGATAATGCAGGTATTTTATTAAGAGGTATTGAGAAGTCTCAAATCTCTAGAGGTATGGTAATCTGTAAGCCAGGTTCTGTAACTCCACATGCTAAATTTAAAGCTGAGGTTTATATCCTTAAAAAAGAAGAAGGTGGGCGTCACACTCCATTCCATAATAATTACCGTCCTCAGTTTTACGTTCGTACAACGGATGTAACAGGGAACATTGCATTACCAGAAGGAGTAGAGATGGTTATGCCTGGAGATAACTTAACAATTCACGTTGAGTTAATTCAAGCAATTGCTTTGAGTATCGGTCTTCGTTTTGCTATCCGTGAAGGTGGTAGAACAGTAGGAGCTGGTCAGGTAACTGAAATTTTAGACTAA